A region from the Corallococcus silvisoli genome encodes:
- the ureC gene encoding urease subunit alpha, with protein MSRTMDRRHYADMFGPTTGDRVRLGDTGLWLQVERDATVYGDECKFGGGKVLREGMGQRAGVGDKGALDCVITNALIVDWTGIHKADVGIKAGRIAGIGKAGNPDVMAGVTPGMVVGVTTEVIAGEGLILTAGGLDTHIHFISPQQADEAIASGITTWVGGGTGPATGTNATTCTPGAWNLARMLEATDTLPLNIGLTGKGNTSLPDGLLDQVRAGAIGLKLHEDWGTTPAAIDTCLTLADGEDVQVTIHTDTLNESGYVDDSLAAFKGRTIHTYHSEGAGGGHAPDIIRVCGAPNVLPSSTNPTRPYTVNTLDEHLDMLMVCHHLDREIPEDVAFAESRIRGETIAAEDILHDLGAISMMASDSQAMGRVGEVITRTWQTAHKMREQRGRLPGEQGDNDNLRIRRYVAKYTINPAIAHGLSHEVGSVEVGKLADLVLWRPAFFGAKPELVLKGGFIAWGQMGDANASIPTPQPYLMRPMFGARGRALGSTSIAFVSGRALAEGTVQGLGLTKRLSAVANCRRLGKKDMRLNDALPVITVDPETYEVRADGALLRCEPASWLPLAQRYSLF; from the coding sequence ATGAGCCGCACGATGGATCGCCGCCACTACGCGGACATGTTCGGCCCCACCACGGGGGACCGGGTGCGGCTGGGGGACACGGGCCTGTGGCTCCAGGTGGAGCGCGACGCCACCGTGTACGGGGACGAGTGCAAGTTCGGCGGCGGCAAGGTGCTGCGCGAAGGCATGGGCCAGCGCGCGGGCGTGGGGGACAAGGGCGCGCTCGACTGCGTCATCACCAACGCGCTCATCGTGGACTGGACGGGCATCCACAAGGCGGACGTGGGCATCAAGGCCGGGCGCATCGCGGGCATTGGCAAGGCGGGCAACCCGGACGTCATGGCGGGCGTCACGCCGGGCATGGTGGTGGGCGTCACCACGGAGGTCATCGCGGGAGAGGGGCTCATCCTCACCGCGGGCGGCCTGGACACGCACATCCACTTCATCAGCCCGCAGCAGGCGGACGAGGCCATCGCCAGCGGCATCACCACCTGGGTGGGCGGCGGCACCGGCCCGGCCACGGGCACCAACGCCACCACCTGCACGCCGGGCGCGTGGAACCTGGCGCGGATGCTGGAGGCCACGGACACGCTGCCCCTGAACATCGGCCTCACCGGCAAGGGCAACACGTCGCTGCCGGACGGGTTGTTGGATCAGGTGCGCGCGGGCGCCATCGGGCTCAAGCTGCACGAAGACTGGGGCACCACGCCGGCCGCCATCGACACCTGCCTCACGCTGGCGGATGGCGAGGACGTGCAGGTCACCATCCACACGGACACCCTCAACGAGTCCGGCTACGTGGATGACTCGCTGGCCGCGTTCAAGGGCCGCACCATCCACACGTACCACTCGGAGGGCGCGGGCGGCGGCCACGCGCCGGACATCATCCGCGTGTGCGGCGCGCCCAACGTGCTGCCCAGCTCCACCAACCCCACGCGGCCGTACACGGTGAACACGCTGGATGAGCACCTGGACATGCTCATGGTGTGTCACCACCTGGACCGCGAGATTCCGGAGGACGTGGCCTTCGCGGAGAGCCGCATCCGCGGGGAGACCATCGCCGCGGAGGACATCCTCCACGACCTGGGCGCCATCAGCATGATGGCCTCCGACAGCCAGGCCATGGGCCGGGTGGGCGAGGTCATCACCCGCACGTGGCAGACGGCGCACAAGATGCGCGAGCAGCGCGGACGGCTCCCGGGCGAGCAGGGCGACAACGACAACCTGCGCATCCGCCGCTACGTGGCGAAGTACACCATCAACCCGGCCATCGCCCACGGGCTGTCCCATGAGGTGGGCTCCGTGGAGGTGGGGAAGCTGGCGGACCTGGTGCTGTGGCGGCCCGCGTTCTTCGGCGCGAAGCCGGAGCTGGTGCTCAAGGGCGGCTTCATCGCCTGGGGGCAGATGGGGGACGCGAACGCGTCCATCCCCACGCCGCAGCCGTACCTCATGCGCCCGATGTTCGGCGCGCGCGGCCGGGCGCTCGGCTCCACCAGCATCGCGTTCGTGTCCGGACGCGCGCTGGCGGAGGGCACCGTGCAGGGCCTGGGGCTCACCAAGCGGCTGTCCGCGGTGGCGAACTGCCGCCGCCTGGGCAAGAAGGACATGCGGCTCAACGACGCGCTGCCGGTCATCACGGTGGATCCCGAGACCTACGAGGTCCGGGCGGACGGAGCGCTCTTGCGCTGCGAGCCCGCGAGCTGGCTGCCCCTGGCCCAGCGCTACTCGCTGTTCTGA
- a CDS encoding urease accessory protein UreF — MASGWRVLQLADSGFPTGGFAHSGGLEAAVQLGEVRGAAGVRRFVEALLWQAGLGGLPLLGEAWRDPASLPALDARAEVFLTNHVAHRASRTQGRAFLDTCARIFPDAVGPVREAARAAGVRFHHAPVFGAVLRALEVDLEDAQRLFLSLTLRGALSAGVRMGVIGTHESHQVQHQATPLLDAVLSHCKALGVEDLAQPAPLWDLVGATHDRLYSRLFLS; from the coding sequence ATGGCTTCCGGCTGGAGGGTGTTGCAGCTGGCGGACTCGGGCTTTCCCACCGGGGGCTTCGCGCACTCGGGGGGACTGGAGGCCGCGGTGCAGCTGGGCGAGGTGCGCGGCGCGGCCGGCGTGCGGCGCTTCGTGGAGGCGCTGCTCTGGCAGGCGGGCCTGGGAGGACTGCCGCTCCTGGGCGAGGCGTGGCGCGACCCCGCGTCGCTCCCCGCGCTGGACGCGCGCGCGGAGGTGTTCCTCACCAACCACGTGGCCCACCGGGCCAGCCGCACGCAGGGGCGGGCCTTCCTGGACACCTGCGCGCGCATCTTCCCGGACGCGGTGGGGCCGGTGCGCGAGGCGGCCCGCGCGGCCGGGGTGCGCTTCCACCATGCGCCGGTGTTCGGCGCGGTGCTGCGCGCGCTGGAGGTGGACCTGGAGGATGCGCAGCGGCTCTTCCTGTCGCTCACGCTCCGGGGCGCGCTGTCCGCGGGCGTGCGCATGGGCGTCATTGGCACGCACGAGTCGCATCAGGTGCAACATCAGGCGACGCCGCTGCTGGACGCGGTGCTGTCGCATTGCAAGGCATTGGGCGTGGAGGACCTGGCGCAGCCCGCGCCGCTCTGGGACCTGGTGGGCGCCACGCACGACCGGCTCTATTCGAGGCTGTTCCTGTCCTGA
- the ureG gene encoding urease accessory protein UreG: protein MHDEDHRGHGQDGHEHTHEDWEHPGHFDARDKPHRRDYSQRAFTIGIGGPVGSGKTALVLALCKKLRDQYRLGVVTNDIFTKEDAEFLVRNQALSPERIKAVETGGCPHAAIREDISHNLLALEQLMEELHPELLIVESGGDNLAAQYSRELADYTVYVIDVAGGDKVPRKGGPGITQSDLLVINKTDLAPHVGADLGVMDRDARKMRGQGPFVFTQVTHDVGVDAVVGHLLDAWRRR, encoded by the coding sequence ATGCACGACGAAGACCACCGCGGACATGGGCAGGATGGACATGAGCACACGCACGAGGACTGGGAGCACCCCGGCCACTTCGACGCGCGCGACAAGCCGCACCGGCGGGACTATTCGCAGCGGGCGTTCACGATTGGCATTGGCGGGCCGGTGGGCAGCGGCAAGACGGCGCTGGTGCTGGCCCTGTGCAAGAAGCTGCGCGACCAGTACCGGCTGGGCGTGGTGACCAACGACATCTTCACGAAGGAGGACGCGGAGTTCCTGGTGCGCAACCAGGCCCTGTCCCCGGAGCGCATCAAGGCGGTGGAGACGGGCGGATGCCCGCACGCGGCCATCCGCGAGGACATCAGCCACAACCTGCTCGCGCTGGAGCAGCTGATGGAGGAGCTGCACCCGGAGCTGCTCATCGTGGAGAGCGGCGGTGACAACCTGGCCGCGCAGTACAGCCGCGAGCTGGCGGACTACACGGTGTACGTCATCGACGTGGCGGGCGGAGACAAGGTGCCGCGCAAGGGCGGGCCGGGCATCACCCAGTCGGATCTGCTGGTCATCAACAAGACGGACCTGGCGCCGCACGTGGGCGCGGACCTGGGCGTGATGGACCGCGATGCCCGGAAGATGCGCGGCCAGGGCCCCTTCGTCTTCACCCAGGTGACGCACGACGTGGGCGTGGACGCGGTGGTGGGCCACCTGCTGGACGCCTGGCGGCGGCGCTAG
- a CDS encoding sensor histidine kinase has protein sequence MCTLLPVGILERARVEWFATAFGLVVGTTMVFVPYEFGAALFQFIYPYVRPLGSLFLVGSATMLAALLFPNWPAFVGWLGRVLFLGAVGFYWWTATVLPGGLTGLVLYPLLAGLLLLEQARRFRGRGLLAVFIAAVALSFGVLMVLSPHGFIRFSLLAFGPFIRGLGALFLGTGVLLSVGLWRGWLGLSRVALAGLCILFLNMALALGSRGSWAGVGVYAVLTVSCAVLTWVRELPVLSGVRWRLFRGMALASVLPILGAGAVASFVAQRAIEAELRSKAQQAVSAETAWLEQTAYMARSLLRAQSRDPGFIAAVRDGNVEGMSERVDLLENDSGLFDAAWLLDSAGNTLVPSTKLNRIGANHNYANREYFQQTIQGDNAVLLSRPFLTRAGLPFVVFTTQVELGDGRRAVLVGGLSLRRLGLQPTLASRSYHVELFDRRDGTLLRETDRGDVLTRAPVLGMLTPQALSTPEGMLEAFDASGHRLLVAHEQVSETPWTVVVTARLREAFAPVTRMGAWVVAIAVLAGAISLLLSQWVGRDVARRLEALRDGFAALGTPALERRVQAGGDDEFAQLASGFNDMAARIDRTQQELREAINIRDQFLSMASHELRTPLTPLKATLELLIRQSESSQGLTPERQRAIFDRLNRQVDRLTRLIGDMLDVSRLQSGRFALTVAPMDLVTLMHEVMERVQSTRPEREGLLSLAVPDAPLVGRWDAQRLDQLFTNLVENALRYSPPGTPVAVRVREEDGQVRVDVEDRGIGIPAESLPQLFTPFYRAGNAAEHYAGGLGLGLAICREIVERHGGRIQARSEGPGQGTCFTVWLPRAAVSGAT, from the coding sequence ATGTGTACTCTGCTGCCCGTGGGCATCCTGGAGCGGGCACGTGTGGAGTGGTTCGCGACGGCGTTCGGCCTCGTGGTGGGGACCACGATGGTGTTCGTGCCGTACGAGTTCGGGGCGGCCCTCTTCCAGTTCATCTATCCGTACGTGCGTCCGCTCGGGAGCCTGTTCCTGGTGGGCTCGGCCACGATGCTCGCCGCGCTCCTGTTCCCCAACTGGCCGGCCTTCGTGGGGTGGCTGGGACGGGTGCTCTTCCTGGGCGCGGTCGGGTTCTACTGGTGGACCGCCACGGTCCTGCCCGGTGGACTCACGGGGCTGGTGCTGTACCCGCTGCTCGCGGGGCTGCTCCTGCTGGAGCAGGCCCGCCGCTTCCGGGGGCGGGGGCTGCTGGCGGTGTTCATCGCCGCGGTGGCGCTCTCCTTCGGGGTGCTGATGGTCCTGAGCCCCCATGGCTTCATCCGCTTCTCGCTGCTGGCGTTCGGTCCGTTCATCCGGGGGCTGGGCGCGCTCTTCCTTGGGACGGGGGTCCTGCTGTCGGTGGGGTTGTGGCGCGGGTGGCTGGGGCTCAGCCGGGTCGCGCTCGCGGGGTTGTGCATCCTGTTCCTGAACATGGCCCTCGCGCTGGGGTCGCGGGGGTCGTGGGCGGGGGTGGGCGTCTACGCGGTGCTGACCGTGTCGTGCGCGGTGTTGACGTGGGTGCGCGAGCTGCCGGTGCTGAGCGGGGTGCGCTGGCGGCTGTTTCGCGGCATGGCCCTGGCGTCGGTGCTGCCCATCCTGGGGGCGGGCGCGGTGGCGTCGTTCGTCGCGCAGCGGGCCATCGAGGCGGAGCTGCGGAGCAAGGCGCAGCAGGCGGTGTCCGCGGAGACGGCCTGGCTGGAGCAGACGGCGTACATGGCGCGCTCCCTGCTGCGCGCGCAGAGCCGGGATCCGGGCTTCATCGCGGCGGTGCGCGACGGGAACGTGGAGGGCATGAGCGAACGGGTGGACCTGCTGGAGAACGACTCCGGCCTGTTCGACGCGGCGTGGCTGCTGGACTCCGCTGGGAACACGCTGGTGCCCTCCACGAAGCTGAACCGGATCGGCGCCAACCACAACTACGCGAACCGGGAGTACTTCCAGCAGACGATCCAAGGCGACAACGCGGTGCTGTTGTCGCGGCCCTTCCTCACCCGCGCGGGCCTGCCCTTCGTGGTCTTCACCACGCAGGTGGAGCTGGGAGACGGCAGGCGCGCCGTGCTGGTGGGCGGGCTGTCCCTGAGGCGGCTGGGCCTGCAGCCGACGCTGGCCTCGCGCAGCTACCACGTGGAGCTGTTCGACCGGCGCGACGGGACCCTGCTGCGGGAGACGGACCGCGGCGACGTGCTCACCCGGGCGCCGGTGCTGGGGATGCTGACGCCGCAGGCGCTGTCGACGCCGGAGGGGATGCTGGAGGCGTTCGACGCGTCGGGGCACCGCCTGCTGGTGGCGCACGAGCAGGTGAGCGAGACGCCCTGGACGGTGGTGGTGACGGCGCGGCTGCGCGAGGCGTTCGCGCCGGTGACGCGCATGGGGGCGTGGGTGGTGGCCATCGCGGTGCTGGCGGGCGCCATCTCGCTACTCTTGTCGCAGTGGGTGGGGCGGGACGTGGCGCGGCGGCTGGAGGCGCTGCGGGACGGCTTCGCCGCGCTGGGCACGCCCGCCCTGGAGCGGCGGGTGCAGGCCGGGGGGGATGACGAGTTCGCGCAGCTGGCGTCGGGCTTCAACGACATGGCGGCGCGCATCGACCGCACGCAGCAGGAGCTTCGCGAGGCCATCAACATCCGGGACCAGTTCCTGTCCATGGCGAGCCACGAGCTGCGCACGCCGCTGACGCCGCTGAAGGCGACGCTGGAGCTGCTCATCCGCCAGTCCGAATCCAGCCAGGGGCTGACGCCGGAGCGGCAGCGCGCCATCTTCGACCGGCTGAACCGGCAGGTGGACCGGCTGACGCGGCTGATTGGCGACATGCTGGACGTGTCGCGGCTGCAGTCCGGGCGCTTCGCGTTGACGGTGGCGCCCATGGACCTGGTGACGCTGATGCACGAGGTGATGGAGCGCGTCCAGTCCACGCGGCCGGAGCGCGAGGGGTTGTTGTCGCTGGCGGTCCCGGACGCGCCGCTGGTGGGCCGGTGGGACGCGCAGCGGTTGGATCAGCTCTTCACGAACCTGGTGGAGAACGCGCTGCGCTACTCGCCGCCGGGGACGCCAGTGGCGGTGCGGGTGCGAGAGGAGGACGGTCAGGTGCGGGTGGACGTGGAGGACCGGGGCATCGGCATCCCGGCGGAGAGCCTGCCGCAGCTCTTCACGCCCTTCTACCGCGCGGGCAACGCCGCCGAGCACTACGCCGGGGGCCTGGGGCTGGGGTTGGCCATCTGCCGTGAAATCGTGGAGCGCCACGGGGGCCGCATCCAGGCGCGCAGCGAGGGGCCGGGCCAGGGCACGTGCTTCACGGTGTGGCTGCCCCGCGCGGCCGTCTCGGGCGCGACCTGA
- a CDS encoding AraC family transcriptional regulator, producing MRYVEARPCAALAPYVECYWALELSGPAPVGVHRVLPDGCLDILVDLSAGAGPRVVGAMRTAEVVPLGDAASFIAVRFRPGGAQPFLRLPLLELTDAKVALGDLWPREAREWWERLAEAEGRAARFALLERLLLERLPGREGDAGVRHAVDLILGARGQVPVRSLEGVMGVGARQVERRFLASVGLSPKVLCRIARLQHAVALSSGPRALEGAAWALAAGYYDQAHQVREFRALTGLTPGAYVREQAEVGFVQSPGGVDA from the coding sequence ATGCGCTACGTGGAGGCCCGTCCGTGCGCGGCGCTGGCGCCGTACGTGGAGTGCTACTGGGCGCTGGAGCTGTCGGGGCCCGCGCCGGTGGGCGTGCACCGGGTGTTGCCGGACGGGTGTCTGGACATCCTGGTGGACCTGTCGGCGGGAGCGGGCCCTCGGGTGGTGGGGGCGATGCGCACGGCGGAGGTGGTGCCGCTGGGGGACGCGGCGTCCTTCATCGCGGTGCGCTTCCGTCCGGGGGGCGCGCAGCCGTTCCTGCGGCTGCCGTTGCTGGAGTTGACGGACGCGAAGGTGGCGCTCGGGGACCTCTGGCCGCGCGAGGCGCGCGAGTGGTGGGAGCGGCTGGCGGAGGCGGAGGGGCGGGCGGCGCGCTTCGCGTTGTTGGAGCGGCTGTTGCTGGAGCGGCTGCCCGGGAGGGAAGGGGACGCGGGGGTGCGGCACGCGGTGGACCTCATCCTGGGGGCCAGGGGGCAGGTGCCGGTGCGTTCACTGGAGGGGGTGATGGGGGTGGGGGCGCGGCAGGTGGAGCGGCGGTTCCTGGCGTCGGTGGGGTTGTCGCCGAAGGTGTTGTGCCGCATCGCGCGGCTGCAGCACGCGGTGGCGCTGTCGAGCGGGCCCCGGGCGCTGGAGGGCGCGGCGTGGGCGTTGGCGGCGGGGTACTACGACCAGGCGCATCAGGTGCGGGAGTTCCGGGCGCTGACGGGGTTGACGCCGGGGGCGTATGTGCGGGAGCAGGCGGAGGTCGGATTCGTCCAATCCCCTGGCGGGGTGGATGCGTAA
- a CDS encoding VOC family protein, which yields MSTAPQQAEQHHRIDYIELPVKDMAEAKRFYGAVFGWKFEDYGPQYTSFMDGRLRGGFNPELAVVKGGALIILYSKDLEATHAKVREAGGRIVQDTFSFPGGKRFHFTDPTGNELAVWGDP from the coding sequence ATGTCCACCGCACCGCAGCAGGCCGAGCAGCACCACCGCATCGACTACATCGAGCTTCCCGTGAAGGACATGGCGGAGGCGAAGCGCTTCTACGGCGCGGTCTTCGGCTGGAAGTTCGAGGACTACGGTCCCCAGTACACGAGCTTCATGGATGGCCGTCTGAGGGGAGGCTTCAACCCGGAGCTGGCGGTGGTGAAGGGGGGCGCGTTGATCATCCTGTACTCGAAGGACCTGGAGGCGACGCACGCGAAGGTGCGCGAGGCCGGTGGGCGCATCGTGCAGGACACGTTCTCCTTCCCAGGCGGCAAGCGCTTCCACTTCACCGACCCCACCGGAAACGAGCTGGCGGTGTGGGGCGATCCCTAG